A window of the Cystobacter fuscus genome harbors these coding sequences:
- a CDS encoding cytochrome P450 family protein translates to MATNPVNEQTTKAAASGPTPQATCPMKALREAPRCPALLDKESPEFLAHAYATYADLRTQAPVVRTSFAHNFADAVLPGGTKRPESGSHPAKERLFVTRYDEVVEALLDERLSSDFRTSLTPEQRANLQYMPEEVRPIAYSLLMLDPPDHTRLRKLVQPNFTARTMEMLRPRIQRIADTLLDQVERAAAERGEREGERRMDLLHAFAYPMPITVISDMLGIPEEDRSRVHGWAESLLGADRRDAAMDELRRSSLREFARYLDGLFERKRREPAEDMISQMVHAQDEGDKLNHQEMVSMVFILFFAGHVTTVNLIGSGVVALLTHPEQLERFLADPTNLSKGAVEETLRYWGPVDYMSTPRIIKEEMELAGTHLPQGEKLSVGLASANRDPQHFPNPDVFDITRPNAHRNLAFGKGIHICLGAPLARLEGQIAFETLFRRYPRMRLEVPFESLRWNTGSGLRGFDRVPVRF, encoded by the coding sequence ATGGCGACGAATCCCGTGAACGAACAGACGACGAAGGCGGCGGCGAGTGGGCCCACGCCCCAGGCCACCTGCCCCATGAAGGCCCTGCGCGAGGCGCCGCGCTGCCCCGCGCTCCTCGACAAGGAGAGCCCGGAGTTCCTCGCCCACGCGTACGCCACCTACGCGGACCTGCGGACCCAGGCCCCCGTCGTGCGCACCTCGTTCGCCCACAACTTCGCGGACGCGGTGCTTCCGGGGGGCACGAAGCGGCCGGAGTCCGGAAGCCACCCGGCCAAGGAGCGCCTCTTCGTGACCCGCTACGACGAGGTGGTGGAGGCGCTGCTCGATGAGCGCCTCTCGTCCGACTTCCGCACGTCCCTGACGCCGGAACAGCGCGCGAACCTTCAGTACATGCCCGAGGAGGTCCGCCCCATCGCCTACAGCCTGCTGATGTTGGATCCGCCCGACCACACACGGCTGCGCAAGCTCGTCCAACCCAACTTCACCGCGCGCACCATGGAGATGCTCCGGCCGCGCATCCAGCGCATCGCCGACACCCTGCTCGACCAGGTGGAGCGCGCGGCCGCCGAGCGCGGGGAGCGCGAGGGGGAGCGCCGGATGGACTTGCTCCACGCGTTCGCCTACCCGATGCCCATCACCGTCATCAGCGACATGCTCGGCATCCCCGAGGAGGATCGGTCGCGGGTGCACGGCTGGGCGGAGAGCCTGCTCGGCGCGGATCGGCGTGACGCCGCGATGGACGAGCTGCGGCGGAGCAGCCTGCGGGAGTTCGCCCGGTACCTGGATGGCTTGTTCGAGCGCAAGCGGCGCGAACCCGCCGAGGACATGATCAGCCAGATGGTCCACGCCCAGGACGAAGGGGACAAGCTCAACCACCAGGAGATGGTGTCCATGGTGTTCATCCTCTTCTTCGCCGGGCACGTGACGACCGTGAACCTGATTGGCAGCGGCGTGGTGGCGCTGCTCACCCATCCGGAGCAGCTCGAGCGCTTCCTGGCCGACCCCACCAACCTGTCCAAGGGCGCGGTCGAGGAGACGCTGCGCTACTGGGGCCCGGTCGACTACATGTCCACGCCGCGCATCATCAAGGAGGAGATGGAGCTGGCGGGCACGCACCTGCCCCAGGGGGAGAAGCTGTCGGTGGGGCTCGCGTCGGCCAACCGCGACCCCCAGCACTTCCCCAACCCCGACGTGTTCGACATCACGCGGCCGAACGCGCACCGCAACCTGGCCTTCGGCAAGGGCATCCACATCTGCCTGGGCGCGCCCCTGGCCCGCCTGGAGGGGCAGATCGCCTTCGAGACCCTGTTCCGGCGCTACCCGCGCATGCGCCTGGAGGTGCCCTTCGAGTCGCTGCGGTGGAACACCGGCTCCGGCCTGCGCGGCTTCGACCGGGTGCCCGTCCGCTTCTAG
- a CDS encoding MarR family winged helix-turn-helix transcriptional regulator: MRQPLTSQPANAYALQALQLIPRLYRWAVASMQANHLGRDLSLRQLGVLYALREGESSPGQLARRLRVTPAVITGLVDRLERQGYVRREAEPTDRRRFRLVLTENGLAVSLEVQQTLAAELTAQFASASPEQLQELGRSMQLVERALLALEERTPPTLLDEEEPAKKSKAGRK; encoded by the coding sequence ATGCGCCAGCCCCTGACCTCCCAGCCCGCCAACGCGTACGCCCTCCAGGCGCTCCAGCTCATTCCCCGGCTGTACCGGTGGGCGGTGGCGAGCATGCAGGCCAACCACCTGGGCCGGGACTTGAGCCTGCGCCAGTTGGGCGTGCTCTACGCGCTCCGGGAAGGCGAGTCCTCACCCGGACAACTGGCGCGCCGGCTGCGCGTCACGCCCGCCGTGATCACGGGCCTGGTCGATCGCCTGGAGCGACAGGGCTACGTGCGGCGCGAGGCCGAACCCACGGACCGGCGGCGCTTCCGGCTGGTGCTCACGGAGAACGGGCTCGCGGTGAGCCTGGAGGTCCAACAGACACTGGCCGCCGAGTTGACCGCCCAGTTCGCGAGCGCCTCCCCGGAGCAACTCCAGGAACTGGGTCGCTCGATGCAACTGGTGGAGCGGGCACTGCTCGCCCTGGAAGAGCGCACGCCGCCCACCCTCCTCGACGAGGAGGAGCCGGCGAAGAAGTCGAAGGCAGGACGGAAGTGA
- a CDS encoding carboxypeptidase-like regulatory domain-containing protein, translating to MRRLTLVVVVLMGVLLLLWLGLRGSGSLTAGDTPSPGREPGRRAGLELQPERPEDVGARGGADAGSTPSLVVAPTEAEGVLEVEVLAGERPMPGANVRLYWRGARDPRLDEMSWRLASTATTDARGRARLSSRPGGYLIAVHAEGHAPLRRPVSRPHGEARTSLRLVLERGHSLTGRTVVAGTNEPLPLVELVLTAHGGRLDRGFEPDAPAEERVYATSNERGEFRVEGLSSGTYMLDARAPGQTREVLLGVELPAKAPLTVALERAGVIEGFVVDAEERPVADAEVMVSGPTTPRQLTTGEGGGFSAEVSTGSYLLSARHGAEAGSVDKLLFVRAGQTVRDVRIRLGRGAVLEGRVLARATGAPVEGARVSVRPTGRPGDAGSGVTDRAGLFALKGLASGGYDLVVHAPGYSRLSRRGLMVAAGERFPLELQLEGMGTVEGQVRDAAGAPLPGVRVVGGLRWAGGWGSAAESRTDADGHYHLEGLAIGRVDISALSEGADLGVSQSVDVKAGEMTRVDLTLQRTGTLEGVVRTARGSPPSKPLEVSAYSLTTPSSSSPRPERIALDPSGRFRMVLPQGSYHVLVSSHVEPPMREVKVEAGRTVQTELTLPEDSGDVLRIKGLVLEPDGTPSPHAWLMLSLEGFQGGRGSGAFVDGEGRFSFSHELEDAKARLFTATARNGGRMGETQQLVKRGEQEVVVRLRPGTSVRGQVVRRDGQPVRGFVLAVRLPGLKYLAGLDTLEFPGDRFELSDVPDEPVTLSVRTLEGAIGEVHLSPSVGTTAEVTVSVESGATVRGRVVDAATNVPLAGVFVLIRGQALRSSRTSADGRFTLENLSSGEDSLEFLASGVRLGQRPVKLVPGQSLDVGDIPVESRRAPDAGVPW from the coding sequence ATGCGCAGACTCACACTCGTGGTGGTGGTCTTGATGGGAGTGCTCCTCCTGCTCTGGCTCGGACTCCGGGGGAGCGGGAGTCTCACGGCGGGGGATACTCCATCGCCGGGGCGGGAGCCGGGGCGACGAGCGGGCCTGGAGTTGCAGCCGGAGCGGCCCGAGGACGTGGGCGCTCGCGGTGGCGCGGATGCGGGCAGTACGCCGTCGCTGGTCGTGGCTCCCACGGAGGCGGAGGGCGTGCTGGAGGTGGAGGTGCTCGCGGGCGAGCGTCCCATGCCTGGTGCCAACGTCCGGTTGTACTGGCGCGGCGCGCGCGACCCGCGCCTTGACGAGATGTCCTGGCGGCTGGCGAGCACGGCCACCACGGACGCGCGGGGCCGGGCACGGCTCTCTTCACGGCCCGGGGGCTACCTGATAGCCGTCCACGCCGAGGGTCATGCGCCGCTGCGGCGGCCGGTGTCGCGCCCCCATGGTGAGGCGCGCACGAGCCTGCGCCTCGTGCTGGAGCGCGGCCACTCGCTCACCGGCCGCACGGTGGTGGCGGGGACGAACGAGCCGCTGCCCCTGGTGGAGCTCGTCCTCACGGCGCATGGAGGGCGCCTGGACCGTGGCTTCGAACCCGACGCTCCCGCGGAGGAGCGGGTGTACGCCACGAGCAACGAGCGGGGAGAGTTCCGCGTCGAGGGGCTCTCCTCGGGGACCTACATGCTGGATGCGCGGGCCCCGGGGCAGACGCGCGAGGTTCTGCTCGGGGTGGAACTCCCCGCGAAGGCTCCACTGACGGTGGCCCTGGAGAGGGCGGGGGTGATCGAGGGCTTCGTCGTGGATGCGGAGGAGCGGCCCGTGGCGGATGCCGAGGTGATGGTGAGCGGGCCCACGACTCCCCGGCAACTCACCACGGGCGAGGGCGGCGGCTTCTCCGCCGAGGTGAGCACCGGCTCCTACCTTCTTTCCGCGCGGCACGGTGCCGAGGCGGGCTCGGTGGACAAGCTTCTGTTCGTGCGCGCGGGGCAGACGGTGCGGGACGTGCGGATCCGGCTCGGGCGGGGGGCGGTGCTGGAAGGCCGGGTCCTCGCGCGGGCCACGGGTGCTCCGGTGGAGGGCGCCCGTGTGAGTGTCCGCCCCACGGGCCGTCCGGGAGACGCGGGAAGCGGGGTGACGGATCGCGCGGGGCTGTTCGCCCTGAAGGGCCTGGCTTCCGGTGGCTATGATCTGGTGGTGCATGCACCCGGCTATTCCCGGCTCTCGCGCAGGGGATTGATGGTGGCCGCGGGTGAGCGCTTCCCGCTCGAACTCCAGCTCGAGGGCATGGGCACGGTGGAAGGCCAGGTGCGGGATGCCGCGGGAGCGCCGCTGCCGGGCGTGCGGGTGGTGGGGGGCCTGCGTTGGGCGGGCGGGTGGGGGAGCGCCGCCGAGTCCCGCACCGATGCCGATGGGCACTACCACCTCGAGGGATTGGCCATCGGCCGCGTGGACATCTCCGCCCTCTCGGAGGGCGCGGACCTGGGGGTGAGCCAGTCCGTGGACGTGAAGGCGGGAGAAATGACCCGGGTGGATCTCACCCTTCAGCGGACTGGCACGCTGGAGGGCGTGGTGCGCACGGCGCGGGGCTCGCCTCCCTCCAAGCCGTTGGAGGTGAGCGCCTATTCCTTGACGACGCCTTCATCCTCCAGCCCTCGGCCCGAGCGGATCGCGCTGGATCCCTCCGGGCGCTTCCGGATGGTGTTACCGCAGGGGTCCTACCATGTGCTTGTCTCCTCCCATGTCGAACCTCCCATGCGGGAGGTGAAGGTCGAAGCGGGACGGACCGTCCAGACCGAGCTGACGTTGCCTGAGGACTCGGGTGATGTCTTGCGGATCAAGGGCCTCGTCCTCGAACCGGATGGGACTCCTTCTCCCCATGCCTGGCTGATGCTCTCCCTCGAGGGGTTCCAGGGGGGACGCGGCTCGGGGGCGTTTGTGGACGGGGAGGGGCGCTTCAGCTTCTCCCACGAGCTGGAAGACGCGAAGGCCAGGCTGTTCACGGCGACTGCGAGGAACGGCGGACGCATGGGAGAGACGCAGCAACTGGTGAAGCGTGGCGAGCAGGAAGTGGTGGTGAGGTTGCGGCCTGGGACCTCGGTGCGCGGCCAGGTCGTGCGGAGGGATGGTCAGCCCGTGCGGGGTTTCGTCCTGGCCGTTCGACTCCCGGGCCTGAAGTACCTGGCGGGCTTGGACACCCTCGAGTTTCCCGGAGATCGCTTCGAGTTGTCGGACGTGCCCGATGAGCCCGTGACGTTGTCGGTGCGGACCCTGGAGGGCGCGATCGGGGAAGTCCATCTATCTCCGTCGGTGGGGACGACGGCGGAGGTGACGGTCTCGGTGGAGTCGGGAGCGACCGTGCGAGGCCGGGTCGTGGATGCCGCCACGAACGTTCCCCTGGCCGGAGTGTTCGTCCTCATCAGGGGACAAGCGCTCCGCTCCTCCCGCACCAGCGCGGATGGACGCTTCACGCTGGAGAACCTCTCCTCGGGAGAAGACAGTCTGGAGTTTCTGGCGAGCGGAGTTCGTCTCGGCCAACGCCCGGTGAAGCTGGTGCCCGGTCAGTCGCTCGACGTGGGGGACATTCCGGTCGAGTCGCGTCGGGCTCCTGACGCGGGCGTGCCCTGGTAG
- a CDS encoding di-heme oxidoredictase family protein translates to MKYKITGLAVAMMVTGLWAGEGLAAPASGVQGSGSSAIAYINTTTWADIHYRVNNGGQLNVRMAVVNGRNEYTITNLTSGATVDYNFTYWDTACNCAYDTATARYVHGSATPDSGTPDSGTPDSGTPDSGTPDAGGPQDAGTPDSGTFDGGGTTNVVPLFNSGTALEPVLVENTSTAIITHVGDRVRDRHARESQFQAYEHFLSLYFTGRTFYLDIIDEVAKGGTQVKVNMTTTYPHDGTNFRAFFRGINTTAEYWHNGTFTRTTDDYHYTASVGYNAKEGRAIKVGDRMEIEVGVFLKQPVEGRFNYYSSTMLYIVGTGGIVPFEGVGSTLDSFPLPETAWSGGRTTLNYPYSNEPSKRFMQLATNLAPVNAQPFVEGRRIHHTHFGDGTHSESGNPVFTQQVGKLGVNYVAESCVACHKNNGRGLPQATNTTLTNMVVKVGRVSGSTVTADPQIGAKLQPRSTSGTPEADVRISGWTTTSGQFADGTAYQLRKPTYGFTNVIPTHFSVRATPQLVGLGLLEAVPETDIAALSDPNDSNGDGISGRMSNVRDPQTGELRMGRFGWKAGLARVRHQVADAFNGDMGVTTSVYKSLDCGASQQGCTGTSTELSDQDLDKIVRYISLLGVPARRNLNDTQAQRGETLFQSAGCASCHKATLTTSAYHPNAELRGQTIRPYTDLLLHDMGSGLADSLPENNASGSEWRTAPLWSIGLTAGVSGGEAYLHDGRARTLSEAILWHGGEGEAAKQSFVKMSASDRDALIKFLQSI, encoded by the coding sequence ATGAAATACAAAATCACTGGACTCGCCGTCGCGATGATGGTCACCGGCCTGTGGGCGGGTGAAGGTCTCGCGGCCCCCGCATCTGGAGTGCAGGGCTCGGGCTCCTCCGCCATCGCGTACATCAACACCACGACCTGGGCGGACATCCATTACCGCGTCAACAACGGTGGCCAGCTCAACGTCCGCATGGCGGTCGTCAACGGGCGCAACGAATACACGATCACCAACCTGACCAGCGGCGCCACGGTCGACTACAACTTCACGTATTGGGACACCGCGTGCAACTGCGCCTATGACACGGCGACGGCCCGGTATGTCCATGGCAGCGCGACGCCGGACTCGGGCACGCCGGACTCGGGCACGCCGGACTCGGGCACGCCGGACTCGGGCACGCCCGACGCGGGCGGCCCCCAGGACGCGGGAACACCGGACTCGGGCACCTTCGACGGCGGCGGAACCACCAACGTGGTGCCCCTGTTCAACAGCGGCACGGCCCTGGAGCCCGTGCTCGTGGAGAACACGTCCACGGCGATCATCACCCACGTGGGCGACCGCGTGCGCGACCGCCATGCCCGTGAATCCCAATTCCAGGCATACGAGCACTTCCTCAGCCTGTATTTCACCGGCCGCACGTTCTACCTCGACATCATCGACGAGGTCGCCAAGGGCGGCACCCAGGTCAAGGTCAACATGACGACCACCTACCCCCATGACGGCACCAACTTCCGCGCCTTCTTCCGGGGCATCAACACCACGGCGGAGTACTGGCACAACGGCACCTTCACCCGCACGACGGACGATTATCACTACACCGCCAGCGTGGGTTACAACGCCAAGGAAGGCCGGGCGATCAAGGTGGGCGATCGCATGGAGATCGAAGTGGGCGTCTTCCTGAAGCAGCCGGTGGAAGGACGCTTCAACTACTACTCCAGCACCATGCTCTACATCGTCGGCACCGGCGGCATCGTCCCGTTCGAGGGCGTGGGCTCCACCCTGGACTCCTTCCCGCTGCCGGAGACCGCCTGGAGCGGCGGCCGGACCACGCTCAACTATCCCTACTCGAACGAGCCCTCCAAGCGCTTCATGCAGCTGGCGACGAACCTGGCGCCCGTGAACGCGCAGCCGTTCGTCGAGGGCCGCCGCATCCACCACACCCACTTCGGGGACGGCACCCACTCCGAGTCGGGCAATCCCGTGTTCACCCAGCAGGTGGGTAAGCTGGGGGTCAACTACGTGGCGGAGTCCTGTGTCGCCTGCCACAAGAACAACGGCCGCGGTCTGCCCCAGGCCACCAACACCACGCTGACCAACATGGTGGTCAAGGTGGGACGCGTCAGCGGAAGCACCGTCACCGCGGATCCGCAGATCGGCGCCAAGCTCCAGCCGCGCAGCACCAGCGGCACGCCCGAGGCGGACGTGCGCATCTCCGGCTGGACCACCACCAGCGGCCAGTTCGCCGATGGGACGGCCTACCAGCTGCGCAAGCCGACCTACGGCTTCACCAACGTCATCCCCACCCACTTCTCGGTGCGCGCCACCCCGCAGCTCGTCGGCCTGGGCCTGCTGGAGGCCGTGCCCGAGACCGACATCGCCGCCCTGTCCGACCCCAATGACAGCAATGGTGATGGCATCTCCGGACGCATGAGCAACGTGAGGGATCCCCAGACGGGCGAGCTGCGCATGGGCCGCTTCGGCTGGAAGGCGGGCCTGGCGCGCGTGCGCCACCAGGTCGCCGATGCCTTCAATGGCGACATGGGCGTCACCACGTCCGTCTACAAGTCGCTGGACTGCGGCGCGTCGCAGCAGGGCTGCACGGGCACCAGCACCGAGCTGAGTGATCAGGATCTCGACAAGATCGTCCGCTACATCTCCCTGCTGGGAGTGCCGGCCCGCCGCAACCTGAACGACACCCAGGCCCAGCGCGGCGAGACGCTCTTCCAGAGCGCGGGGTGCGCGAGCTGCCACAAGGCGACCCTCACCACGAGCGCCTACCACCCGAACGCCGAGCTGCGCGGCCAGACGATCCGCCCCTACACCGACCTGCTGCTGCACGACATGGGGTCGGGCCTGGCCGACAGCCTGCCGGAGAACAACGCGTCGGGCTCGGAGTGGCGCACCGCTCCGCTGTGGAGCATCGGCCTGACGGCGGGCGTGAGCGGCGGCGAGGCCTACCTGCACGATGGTCGCGCGCGCACCCTGTCCGAGGCCATCCTCTGGCACGGCGGTGAGGGCGAGGCCGCCAAGCAGTCCTTCGTCAAGATGTCCGCCTCGGATCGCGACGCCTTGATCAAGTTCCTGCAGAGCATCTGA
- a CDS encoding bifunctional acetate--CoA ligase family protein/GNAT family N-acetyltransferase yields the protein MDPTNRPPPSDPSYDLLHQRDRHPLDALFAPRSVAVIGASEKPGSVGRTLLWNLISSPFGGTVYPINPKRKNVLGITAWPTLRALPEPVELAVIATPAATVPEVMRECAEVGVKNALIISAGFKEVGGEGARLEQEVLEIARRARIRVLGPNCLGVMRPPNGLNATFAGSVARAGNVAFISQSGALLTAILDWSQREAVGFSAIVSLGSMMDVGWGDIIDYLGDDPRTRSILIYMESVGDARSFLSAARAVALHKPIIVIKAGRTAQAAAAAASHTGSLVGSDEVLSAAFRRAGVLRVDSIADLFYMAEVLARQPRPDGRRLTVLTNAGGPGVLATDALVMGGGELARLSDTTREQLTTFLPPAWSHGNPVDILGDADPERYARALKVTGADENSDGLLVILTPQDMTKPTQTAELLKPYARMGKPIIASWMGGSEVSEGERILNDAGIPTFGYPDTAARIFNYMWRYSYNLAGLYETPVLTEEPERREEAEALIREARRAGRTMLTEYESKRLLAAYGIPTVETRLASSADEAVREARALGFPVVVKLNSQHVTHKTDVGGVRLDLRTEEAVREAFDGIRQRLEELGQPDAFQGVTVQPMVKLDGYELILGSGLDAQFGPVLLFGTGGTLVEVFRDRALGLPPLNTTLARRMMEQTRIHEALRGVRGRKPVDLAALQKLLVRFSHLVVEQRLIKEVDINPLLVSEERMIALDARVVLHEPEVTEAQLPRLAILPYPQRYVDRWRASDGEELHIRPIRPEDEPKMVEFHHTLSEQSVFLRYAGMMKLDQRVAHERLARICFIDYGREMALLATRADGTVLGVGRLTRLPGTEAAEFALLISDVVQRQGLGTEMLQRLVTVGRDWGLRYIVADILSRNGAMQRVCRKLGFHIHEGELGDDMVKAVKKLD from the coding sequence ATGGATCCGACGAACCGTCCGCCCCCCAGCGACCCGTCGTACGACCTGCTGCACCAGCGAGACCGCCATCCACTCGACGCTCTCTTCGCGCCGCGCAGCGTGGCGGTGATTGGCGCGAGCGAGAAGCCGGGAAGCGTGGGACGCACGCTCCTGTGGAACCTCATCAGCAGCCCCTTCGGGGGCACCGTCTACCCCATCAATCCCAAGCGCAAGAACGTGCTGGGCATCACCGCCTGGCCCACCCTGCGCGCGCTGCCGGAGCCGGTGGAGCTGGCCGTCATCGCGACCCCGGCGGCCACGGTGCCCGAGGTGATGCGCGAGTGCGCCGAGGTGGGGGTGAAGAACGCCCTCATCATCTCCGCGGGCTTCAAGGAGGTGGGTGGCGAGGGCGCGCGACTGGAGCAGGAGGTGCTGGAGATCGCCCGGCGGGCGCGCATCCGGGTGCTCGGCCCCAACTGCCTGGGCGTGATGCGGCCGCCCAACGGCCTCAACGCCACCTTCGCGGGGAGCGTGGCGCGAGCGGGCAACGTGGCCTTCATCAGCCAGAGTGGCGCGCTGCTCACGGCCATCCTCGACTGGAGCCAGCGCGAGGCCGTGGGCTTCAGCGCCATCGTGTCCCTGGGCTCGATGATGGACGTGGGCTGGGGCGACATCATCGACTACCTCGGGGATGACCCGCGCACGCGCAGCATCCTCATCTACATGGAGTCCGTGGGAGACGCGCGCTCGTTCCTGTCGGCGGCGCGCGCGGTGGCGCTGCACAAGCCCATCATCGTCATCAAGGCGGGACGCACCGCCCAGGCGGCCGCGGCGGCGGCCTCGCACACGGGCTCGCTGGTGGGCAGCGACGAGGTGCTCAGCGCCGCCTTCCGCCGCGCGGGCGTGCTGCGCGTGGACTCCATCGCGGACCTCTTCTACATGGCCGAGGTGCTCGCCCGGCAGCCTCGCCCCGACGGACGGCGCCTCACCGTGCTCACCAACGCGGGAGGCCCCGGCGTCCTGGCCACGGACGCACTGGTGATGGGAGGCGGCGAGCTGGCGCGGCTGTCGGACACGACGCGCGAGCAGCTCACCACCTTCCTGCCGCCCGCCTGGAGCCACGGCAACCCGGTGGACATCCTCGGTGACGCCGACCCCGAGCGCTACGCGCGGGCACTCAAGGTGACGGGCGCGGACGAGAACAGCGATGGCCTGCTCGTCATCCTCACGCCCCAGGACATGACGAAGCCCACGCAGACGGCGGAGCTGCTCAAGCCCTACGCGCGCATGGGCAAACCCATCATCGCCAGTTGGATGGGCGGCTCGGAGGTGAGCGAGGGCGAGCGCATCCTCAACGACGCGGGGATTCCCACGTTCGGCTACCCGGACACGGCCGCGCGCATCTTCAATTACATGTGGCGCTACTCGTACAACCTGGCGGGTTTGTACGAGACCCCCGTGCTGACGGAGGAGCCCGAGCGGCGCGAGGAGGCCGAGGCGCTCATCCGCGAGGCGCGCCGCGCGGGCCGCACGATGCTCACGGAGTACGAGTCCAAGCGGTTGCTGGCGGCCTATGGGATTCCCACGGTGGAGACCCGGCTGGCATCGAGCGCGGACGAGGCGGTGCGCGAGGCCCGGGCATTGGGCTTTCCCGTGGTGGTCAAGCTCAACTCCCAGCACGTCACCCACAAGACGGACGTGGGCGGGGTGCGCCTGGACCTGCGCACGGAGGAGGCGGTGCGCGAGGCCTTCGACGGCATCCGCCAGAGGCTCGAGGAGCTGGGACAGCCGGACGCCTTCCAGGGCGTGACGGTGCAGCCCATGGTGAAGCTGGACGGCTACGAGCTCATCCTGGGCAGCGGTCTGGACGCGCAATTCGGGCCGGTGTTGTTGTTTGGCACCGGAGGCACGCTGGTGGAGGTGTTCCGGGACCGGGCACTGGGCCTGCCCCCGCTCAACACCACGCTGGCGCGGCGGATGATGGAGCAGACGCGCATCCACGAGGCCCTGCGCGGCGTGCGCGGACGCAAGCCGGTGGACCTGGCGGCCCTGCAGAAGCTGCTGGTGCGCTTCAGCCACCTGGTGGTGGAGCAACGCCTCATCAAGGAGGTGGACATCAACCCGCTGCTCGTCTCGGAGGAGCGGATGATCGCGCTGGATGCGCGCGTGGTGCTGCACGAGCCCGAGGTGACGGAAGCACAACTGCCCCGGCTCGCCATCCTCCCCTACCCCCAGCGCTACGTGGACCGATGGCGGGCGAGCGACGGCGAGGAGCTGCACATCCGCCCCATCCGCCCCGAGGACGAGCCGAAGATGGTGGAGTTCCACCACACGCTCTCCGAGCAGTCGGTGTTCCTGCGCTACGCGGGGATGATGAAGCTGGACCAGCGCGTGGCCCACGAGCGGCTCGCGCGCATCTGCTTCATCGACTACGGGAGGGAAATGGCGCTGCTGGCCACCCGGGCGGACGGCACGGTGCTCGGGGTGGGACGGCTCACGCGCCTGCCCGGAACGGAGGCCGCGGAGTTCGCCCTGCTCATCAGCGACGTGGTGCAGCGCCAGGGCCTGGGCACGGAGATGCTCCAGCGGCTGGTGACGGTGGGCCGCGACTGGGGCCTGCGCTACATCGTGGCGGACATCCTGTCGCGCAATGGCGCCATGCAGCGCGTCTGCCGCAAGCTGGGCTTCCACATTCACGAGGGGGAGCTCGGCGATGACATGGTCAAGGCCGTGAAGAAGCTGGACTGA
- a CDS encoding peptidase M23, producing MNMKKVMYTASALLAGWAGMAIAASAKGPICEPNARVNSTTYYSCSSGSHTALDISNGTCGEWNHRGMLAGSFAYKYYGGCGAACYGSTCNGGAGNYYVVSGGSGWEFRQLHIYANASSGTKTCDGCALGLVGGTGDATGPHVHADNRQYGTRKSAWYTSKGTTCGTTGNCTTVIGAPTL from the coding sequence ATGAACATGAAGAAGGTGATGTACACCGCCAGCGCCCTGCTGGCTGGCTGGGCTGGCATGGCCATCGCGGCGAGCGCCAAGGGCCCCATCTGCGAGCCCAACGCCCGCGTGAACTCGACGACGTACTACAGCTGCAGCAGCGGCAGCCACACGGCGCTCGACATCAGCAACGGCACGTGCGGTGAGTGGAACCACCGCGGCATGCTCGCGGGCAGCTTCGCCTACAAGTACTACGGCGGCTGTGGCGCGGCGTGCTACGGCTCCACCTGTAACGGCGGCGCGGGCAACTACTACGTCGTCTCCGGCGGCAGCGGCTGGGAGTTCCGCCAGCTCCACATCTACGCCAACGCCAGCTCCGGCACGAAGACGTGCGACGGCTGCGCCCTGGGCCTGGTGGGCGGCACCGGCGACGCCACCGGTCCCCACGTGCACGCGGACAACCGCCAGTACGGCACCCGCAAGTCCGCCTGGTACACCAGCAAGGGCACCACCTGCGGCACCACCGGCAACTGCACCACGGTGATCGGCGCCCCCACGCTGTAG